The following are encoded together in the Bacteroidales bacterium MB20-C3-3 genome:
- a CDS encoding DUF1761 domain-containing protein, whose product METMIDIRILFSEISWLWYVISVVVAFGMGALWYTVLFGKQWVKAVNYVCLCGANISDGEECTCKGRFPWEMVFQIIGTAMVGLMYFILTPISLWLAIIVCVAFAGWTKSMLKFQIAGWSRYITLAMIDVGYFVVVSVIFILFSYL is encoded by the coding sequence ATGGAAACAATGATTGATATCAGGATACTCTTTTCAGAGATCTCCTGGCTTTGGTATGTAATTTCAGTGGTGGTTGCGTTTGGGATGGGTGCGTTGTGGTACACTGTGCTGTTTGGTAAGCAGTGGGTTAAAGCTGTGAATTATGTTTGTCTGTGTGGTGCAAATATCTCTGACGGAGAGGAGTGTACATGCAAGGGCAGATTTCCGTGGGAGATGGTATTTCAGATTATTGGAACAGCTATGGTTGGCTTAATGTACTTTATCCTCACCCCAATTTCTCTCTGGCTTGCAATTATTGTTTGCGTCGCTTTTGCAGGGTGGACAAAGTCCATGCTTAAGTTTCAGATTGCCGGGTGGAGCAGGTATATAACACTTGCCATGATTGATGTTGGGTACTTTGTGGTAGTGTCAGTGATTTTTATTTTGTTCAGCTATCTATAG
- a CDS encoding ATP-binding protein has translation MIVRELENIVKNRLNKGKAIVIMGARQVGKTTLVKGLFKGSNEVIWLNGDELDVQNLFENISSTRLKYIFGDKKYVVIDEAQKIKEIGVKLKLIVDEIPQIQLIATGSSSFDLVNQINEPLTGRKWEYKMYPVSFAEMVLHHGLMEEKRLIPHRLIYGYYPDVVNNPGDEKEILKQLSDSYLYKDILILDQIKKPEKLLKLLQAVAFQTGNQVSNSELGQICGLDSKTVERYLLLLEQCYVIFRLGSFSRNLRNELKNSKKIYFYDNGIRNAIIADFSLAESRNDIGRLWENFIISERYKKIEYNSLWKNRWFWRTKDQAEIDYIEEGDGQIKAYEFKWSSTAKHKTPKLFLDNYFGSTFSVINPENIEDFLL, from the coding sequence ATGATAGTACGAGAACTTGAAAATATTGTTAAAAACAGGCTTAACAAAGGAAAAGCAATTGTTATAATGGGGGCCAGACAAGTTGGGAAAACCACTCTTGTTAAGGGTCTGTTTAAAGGTTCAAATGAAGTAATCTGGCTAAATGGCGATGAGCTTGATGTACAAAATCTTTTTGAAAACATATCTTCTACAAGGCTAAAATACATCTTTGGAGATAAGAAGTATGTTGTTATTGACGAAGCGCAAAAAATAAAAGAGATAGGAGTCAAGTTGAAACTAATTGTAGATGAGATTCCTCAAATACAACTTATAGCAACTGGCAGCTCCTCTTTTGATCTTGTAAATCAAATCAACGAACCACTTACCGGAAGAAAATGGGAATACAAAATGTATCCGGTATCTTTTGCCGAAATGGTTTTGCATCACGGATTAATGGAAGAAAAGCGATTAATTCCTCACAGACTTATCTATGGTTACTATCCCGATGTTGTAAATAATCCCGGAGATGAAAAAGAGATATTAAAGCAATTATCTGACAGCTATTTATATAAAGACATTTTGATACTTGATCAAATTAAAAAGCCGGAGAAACTGCTCAAATTATTACAGGCAGTAGCTTTTCAGACTGGTAATCAGGTATCCAATTCGGAACTTGGTCAAATATGTGGTCTGGATTCAAAAACAGTTGAAAGATATCTCTTATTACTTGAGCAATGCTATGTAATTTTCAGATTAGGCTCTTTCAGCCGTAATTTAAGAAATGAGCTTAAAAATTCTAAAAAAATATATTTTTATGACAATGGTATCAGGAATGCTATAATTGCAGATTTCTCATTAGCTGAAAGTCGAAATGACATAGGTAGATTGTGGGAGAACTTCATAATTTCAGAGAGATACAAAAAGATAGAATACAACTCCTTATGGAAGAACAGATGGTTTTGGAGAACAAAAGATCAGGCAGAAATTGATTATATTGAAGAGGGTGATGGCCAAATCAAAGCCTATGAATTCAAATGGAGTTCAACTGCTAAGCATAAAACGCCTAAACTATTTTTAGATAACTACTTCGGTAGTACTTTTTCAGTTATAAACCCAGAAAACATTGAAGACTTTCTGCTATGA